Proteins found in one Penaeus vannamei isolate JL-2024 chromosome 29, ASM4276789v1, whole genome shotgun sequence genomic segment:
- the LOC138867305 gene encoding putative uncharacterized protein FLJ46204, protein MRVRERGKPVPPCSDNLWSANSPNFPPQRFTLSPYLRSSTLIHSPTLIHTHLHSSILTHTHPHSPTLIHTHPHSSTLTYTHPHSPTLIHTHPHSSTLTHTHPHSSALIHTHPHSPTLIHTHPHSPTLAHTRPHSPTLVHTRPHSSTLAHTHPHSSTLVHTRPHSSTLVHTHPHSPTLAHTHPHSPTLTHTPTLTHTHPHSPTLIHIP, encoded by the exons ATGAGAGTTCGTGAAAGAGGAAAACCTGTGCCACCGTGTTCTGACAACCTCTGGTCTGCCAACAGTCCGAACTTTCCCCCCCAGAGGTTTACTCTTTCTCCG TACTTACGTTCATCCACACTCATCCACTCTCCCACACTCATCCATACTCACCTACACTCATCCATACTCACCCACACTCATCcgcactcacccacactcatccacactcacccacactcatccacactcacctacactcatccacactcacccacactcatccacactcacccacactcatctacactcacccacactcatccacactcaTCCGCACTcatccacactcatccacactcgcccacactcatccacactcatccacactcGCCCACACTCGCCCACACTCGTCCACACTCGCCCACACTCGTCCACACTCGCCCACACTCGTCCACACTCGcccacactcatccacactcGTCCACACTCGTCCACACTCGTCCACACTCGTCCACACTCgtccacactcatccacactcgcccacactcgcccacactcatccacactcacccacactcacccacacacccacactcacccacactcatccacactcacccacactcatccacataCCATGA